A portion of the Hymenobacter gelipurpurascens genome contains these proteins:
- a CDS encoding ParA family protein: MGKIIAVANQKGGVGKTTSAINLAASLAALEYRTLLVDADPQANATSGVGFDPKDIENSIYECMVDGINVQDIILNTNVLPHLDLIPSHIDLVGAEVEMINLPNREEKMKEALRPLVDQYDFIIIDCSPSLGLITVNALTAANSVIVPVQCEYFALEGLGKLLNTIKIIQSRLNEDLEIEGILLTMYDVRLRLSNQVVEEVKLHFQQLVFDTIIPRNVKLSESPSFGIPVILHDAESKGSISYLNLAREIVEKNIVSADPEQEQATEDTAA; encoded by the coding sequence ATGGGAAAAATTATTGCGGTAGCCAATCAGAAGGGCGGTGTGGGCAAAACCACCTCGGCCATCAACCTGGCCGCCAGTTTGGCTGCCCTGGAATACCGGACACTGCTCGTCGATGCCGATCCGCAGGCCAACGCCACTTCCGGCGTGGGCTTCGACCCCAAGGACATCGAGAACAGCATCTATGAGTGCATGGTGGACGGCATCAATGTGCAGGACATCATCCTGAACACCAACGTGCTGCCCCACCTCGACCTGATTCCCTCCCACATTGATCTGGTCGGGGCTGAGGTGGAGATGATCAACCTGCCCAACCGGGAGGAGAAGATGAAGGAGGCCCTACGTCCCCTCGTCGATCAGTACGATTTCATCATCATCGACTGCTCGCCTTCCCTAGGCCTCATTACCGTCAATGCTCTCACGGCCGCCAACTCGGTTATCGTGCCGGTGCAGTGCGAGTATTTCGCTTTGGAAGGCCTAGGCAAGCTGCTGAATACCATCAAGATCATCCAGAGCCGCCTAAACGAGGATCTGGAAATTGAAGGCATTCTCCTCACGATGTACGATGTGCGCCTGCGCCTCTCCAACCAAGTGGTGGAAGAAGTAAAGCTGCACTTCCAGCAGTTGGTATTCGATACCATCATTCCGCGCAACGTGAAATTGTCGGAGTCGCCGAGTTTCGGTATTCCGGTCATTCTGCACGACGCCGAAAGCAAGGGCAGCATCAGCTACCTGAACCTGGCCCGCGAGATTGTGGAGAAGAACATCGTCTCGGCCGACCCCGAGCAAGAGCAGGCTACCGAAGATACAGCGGCGTAA
- a CDS encoding metal-dependent hydrolase: MHLTYYGHSCFLLEADGSKVLFDPFIRPNPLAKDVDLDKIEADYILLSHGHGDHVADVAEIGQRTGAELVGMVETVGWFGAKGLKANYGMNLGGTLTLPFGKVKMVAAAHSSSMPDGSYGGLAAGFVVETEGKTFYFAGDTALTYDMKLIGERYKLDFAILPIGDHYTMGIDDALVAADWTGATKVIGMHFDTFPPLVINHEEAKAKATHAGKELVLLSIGETITF; encoded by the coding sequence ATGCACCTGACCTACTACGGCCATTCCTGCTTTCTTCTTGAAGCTGATGGCAGCAAAGTCCTTTTTGATCCGTTCATTCGTCCGAACCCCTTGGCTAAAGACGTAGATTTGGATAAAATTGAGGCCGATTACATTCTGCTCAGCCACGGCCACGGCGACCATGTGGCCGACGTAGCAGAAATTGGCCAGCGTACCGGTGCCGAGCTGGTAGGCATGGTAGAAACGGTGGGTTGGTTTGGTGCTAAAGGCCTCAAAGCCAACTACGGCATGAACCTGGGCGGTACCCTTACGCTGCCCTTCGGGAAAGTGAAGATGGTGGCCGCCGCGCACTCCAGCTCCATGCCCGATGGCTCCTATGGTGGCCTAGCGGCCGGTTTTGTGGTAGAAACGGAAGGTAAAACCTTCTACTTCGCCGGCGACACCGCCCTGACCTACGACATGAAGCTGATTGGTGAGCGGTATAAGCTGGATTTCGCCATTCTGCCCATCGGCGACCATTACACCATGGGCATTGATGATGCGCTGGTAGCCGCCGACTGGACGGGTGCCACCAAAGTCATCGGCATGCACTTCGATACCTTCCCGCCCCTCGTCATCAACCACGAAGAGGCAAAAGCCAAAGCCACGCATGCCGGTAAAGAGCTGGTTCTGCTCAGCATCGGCGAAACGATTACATTTTAA